The Stutzerimonas stutzeri RCH2 genomic interval ACTCGCCGACGAACAGACCGGCGCCTATTACAAGGGGCCACTGGCCGTTCTGGTCAATCGCCTCTCGGCATCCGCGTCAGAGATCTTCGCAGGCGCCATGCAGGACTATCACCGTGCGCTGATTCTCGGTGGCCAGACCTTCGGCAAAGGCACCGTGCAGACCATCCAGCCGCTCAACCATGGCGAGTTGAAACTCACATTGGCCAAGTTCTACCGTGTATCGGGTCAGAGCACCCAGCATCAGGGCGTGATTCCAGACATCACCTACCCCGCTGATGTCGACACCAAGGAAATCGGCGAAAGCGCACTTCCCGAGGCCTTGCCGTGGGACAGCATCCGCGCGGCAATCAACCCGGACATGAACCCGTTCAAGCCGTTCCTTGCCGAGCTCAAGGCACGCCATGAGGCGCGCACTGGCGAGAACCCGGATTTCGTCTTCACCCGCGATCGCTTGGCGCTTGCTCAAGAGCTGATGCATGACACCACTGTCAGCCTCAATGAAGATAAACGTCGCGCTCAGCAGGCGGATATCGAGAAGCGCCAGCTGGCGTTGGAGAACGCGCTGCGCCTGGCCAAAGGCGAGCAGCCGTTGGCCAAACTAGAGAAGGAAGACGAAACCACGCCACATAAGGAAACGGACAAACCCAAGCCCGAAGACGATGCGTACCTTTCCGAAAGCGGACGCATCCTTCTGGACTACCTTGGCCTCAGCTCGGCAATGGCCAAGCACTGAGAGCAAACAGCGCGTCCAGCTATCAAAGCGGCATCGCTGCATCGCGTAAAAATCAAGGGCCACATTCGTGGCCCTTTTTCTTTCACGGCAGAGTTTCTATAACAAGTCACCAAGCCGTTGAGCATGCTGATAGTTGTCCTTGCTCACAGCACCATCAACCACGCTGCTCCAGGCTCATCCTCGTGCTTAGAAGCGGTACTCGGTTAAGAAGCCGTCGAGCAAGTGCCCTTGAGTGACCTCTACGGCAACGAAAAGCCGATAAGGTAACGTTGAGTCCCACTCGGTGCCTGAAGACCTCCTGCTGGCACTGGCTCCCGACTGGGACGGTGCATAGCGCAGTTGCAGCATGGTCTTCTGCTCCGCAACGAGGCGTCTTACCGATAAACCTTGAGGACGAGGGCTTGATCTTCGTAAACGAAGATGGAGGGGCAGCAATGCGGCTTGTTGTCACCGGTGTCAGCGCACGCTCGGCATATAGACCACTTGGACGTGCAGGCCTGCTGCACTGGGCTTCAGCGGCCAAGCATCACGCGAAAAGGCAAGCAGCCCCCGAACTTTCATCTGTTTGATGCAGGCGAACCGCTCACAGCCCCAGCTGCGCTGCCTTTGCCTTGTAACGGTCTGCCTTCTGGGAATCAGCGGCCAGGCCGTGACCTCCGGCGCGATACAATTGCTCCAGCCGAACGGCCGCCAGGGGATGCCCCGCTTCAGCCGCTTGGGACCACCAGCGAGCCGCCTCGCTGCCGTCCGGCCCATGTGACGCATCTTCACTCAGGCTGACGACCCCCATCTGGTAGGCAGCCTTCACATCGCCCGCCTTGGCCGCAAGGCGCAACAAGCGAACGCCCTCCTGCTTGGCACCATGACCTCGGCCGCGAAAATACAGAATATGACCGTAGAAGCTTTGCGCACCGACGTCTCCCAGAGCCGCCATACGCGCAAACTGACCTTCCATCCAGCTCCAGAGTTTCGGTTGCTGAACGGCATAACGGGAAGTCATCAACTTGCGGGCAGTTAAATAACCGAGCCTCGCACGCAGTTTCCACAGCATCAGTCTTCCTCCGGATATTCGAACTCGAACACCCGCGCCACTTCACCTGCATGCCAAGACGCAGCAGCAGTACCGTCCGCCGCTCCGGAGAAGCGCCCCAGGCGCGCAGCGCACTCGAAAAAGCCCGGCCGCGGTAGGCGACTAGCACCCTGACTGATGACCAGCGCGCTACGCAGCGGGCGACCATTACGGGCATCCAGTGCTGCTAAATGCTCCAGCGCTGCGGTAAGTGTCTGCATCGCGGGGGTTGGCAGCTGAAGGCGCTCGACCAGCGCCCGATAGGTCACCAGATGCCTCTGCCGACGTGCGGCATCAAGCTCTCCGAGCAAGGCCTGCCAGTGCTGGCGGCTGATGGATACTGACGTCAAGCGTCCCCCTCCCAACCGGTGATTTCCAATGCACGGGCCAGCGCACGGCGAATCGCGGCATCGGGCTCGCGCTCACCCGCCTCGATTAACGCCAGGTAAGCCGGACTGATGCCTACCGCACGCGCCAGAGCTTCCACGGTGAGACCCTTGGCGTCGCGCAGAAATGGTAACTGGCTAAGCGGAGGACGCGGCTGTGCATCCGGGGAAGCAGGAGCTGCTACAGCGGGTGGTCGCGCTCCGACAGCGTTGAGGAGTGCCTGGTACTCGTCCCATGGCAGAACGGCGTATTCCGGCGAGCCGTCACGCATGATGACCTGTACATTCATCCGTATTTTCCCTAGGCGTCTTCGATAAGAGGCGGAATCTTAACAGCCCGCGCCGCTCCTTGAAGCTACCAAGCTGCCGCACGCATAGCGAATCGGGAATGGTGCCGCAAAATGTCCGACGAGTGTCGACCAACGGCTGGACGATGATGTGCTCTGCCTAGACTTGCGGCGAGTCATCACCTTGAGGCTCGTCCAGCGCGGGCAATCTTAGCAGCCCTGCCTGGCGTTCGGCTGACTGCGCCTGCTTCCAGGCTTTGAACGCTTCCATCTCTCCAGACCATTTGCGCATTACCCAGCCCAATACGGCCAGATCATCAACAAATCCGAGACCAGGCAACCAGTCGGGGATGGCATCGATGGGCGACAGGAAATACAGCAGGCCAGCCACTACCGCTATCAACGCGTTCGGATTGATCGCCCTGTACTCACCACGCCACCATGCCACACAAAGCGCTTGTAGCAACGCCAGATCCTCGCGAAGCCCCTTTAGCAATCCCCGCTTCGACGATGACTTGCGTGCCACTGCGAGCAACAGCGCGGGGATTTTTCCGCGCTTGATAAGGCGCTGCGCCAGCGGTAAATATCTCAGCAAATTCCACGGAGCTTTCATCGACCCCCCTTCCAGCCTGCGCCATCCGTGACCTTGAGAATGTTATCCACCGAACCTGTGGATAACCTTGTGAACAGATTATGGATGACCGCCGCAAAAGCCCTGCCTACGGGGCCGCCCGACAGATCGGCGCTTTTTTATCCAACCGGTTAAGACCTTTTAAATCAGTCACTTACGAAAACACGAAAACGGACGCTAAGCGTCAGGGCAGGACATCTGCTTTTCTATTCCGAATGTGCATAACCGAAGATTGTCAATGGCTTCACAAGCACTTTGACTGGTGGCTGCACAGGGCGTTCGGTCTAGGAATGGACAAGAGGCCGGTCGTTGCGACCGGCCTCTGCGCTGCGCTCTTACTGCACGCTGAGCTGGCTGCGGATCTTTTGCAGGGTGGCCGAGCCGATCCCTTTTACTTCAAGCAATTCGTCTACCGAACTGAAGGGGCCATGCTCTTCACGGTAATCGACGATCGCTTTGGCTTTGGTAGCACCGATACCTTTGAGCTCACGGGTAAGTGTGGCGGCATCAGCAGTATTGAGGTTCACCGACGCCTGAGTGACGGCGGCAACCGGTGCAGGTGCGGGCTGAGATTGAGTGGCGGCATGAGCGCCGAAGGAAAAACTGGTAAGCACGGCGAACGCCGCAGCGGCAAGAAAAGCCTTGTTCATGAAGATGTCCTTATCCGAGAAATGTTCTATGCGGGACTTCCTGCTCCGCGTTAGCCAATCTAGCCGCCTGCTTGCTGATGTCAAAACGAGGCTGCATTTTTGCCAACCTCGTCAAACTCCTCAGCGCATGGCGTTGAACAGGTTCAGACCACTGATTTTGACGTAGCTCTGCTGCGCCGCCTCGAGAATGATGGTCTGGAATGACAATCTGGAAAGGGCTTCGGCGTAATCGAGTTCGCGCAACTCGGCCTGGACAGCCTTGTTCACCAATGTCACATCCTCGTTATCGGTCTGTGTAGTCTCGATTACGTTGAGCCGCGCGCCGATGTTACCGCGCGCCGCGTCGACGCTAATCATGCCGTGATCGAGGTTGGTAAGCGCTACTGCTACAGCGTCGCGTACACCGGCATTGCCAGAGGATGGATCCTCCAATGCCTTACGCAGGTTGGAAATCGTCTCTAGGATGCCCTGCTTCTGCACAGCGGGGTCCAGCTGAACCTCCACCGTCTCACCGCCGACGGGAATGCCATCGAACTGGACGACCACGCCGCGGAAAACCAGCTTTTCGGTTGTTTTCTCCTGCTGATCAACCACCCCTGAAGCGAGAACAAGGTTAGGGTCGATTGGCGGATTGGCAAAGTCAGGCGCAGCTGCCAGATCGTAGACTACGTACTCAGTATCGGACGTAAACCGTACACCAACCCCAGCAGCAGGAAATGGCGGATTGCCGCTAATGGCAACCTCATCCTGCACCAATGGCGTCGAAACGCGAAGAGTCGACCCCGGTTGTCCAGTGATATCCAGGCTGCTCAAGTAACGTCCAGCATTTGTCACATTTTCGAATATCGACTTACCGCTATCGCTGATGGCTATATTCAACGAGCTGGCAATTTGCAGCTTCCGCTGCCCCTCATCGCCTTGGTAGCTATAGCTGCCGGCACCATCGCGCACGAATGGCTGCGTCTTGCCTTGAAAACCCGAAAATAGATATTCGCCACGGGCGTTACGGGTGTTCATCAGTGACAGCAATTCGTCCTCGCGCTCAGTAAGCTCCGCGGCGATCGACTTGCGATCGTCAGCGCTCAAGCCTCCATTACCCGCCTGCACCGCCAACTCGCGCACTCGCTGCAAAACCGTATTCACCGAATTGAGGGTGACTTCCTCCTGCGTAAGGCTGTTCTTCGCAGCGGTCAGATTGGAGTTGTATTGGCTCAACACGTTCTGTTGCTGCTCTAGCTGCAGAAGGCGCACCGAAGCGACCGGATCGTCTGCCGGCGTAAGAATGCGGTTGCCCGTACTGATCTGCTCTTGCGTACGGGTCGCGTTGGCATAGTTACGCTGCAACCCGGCGACGCCGTTATTGAACGCTTGCACGGTAGAAATGCGCATAGGTCGGGCCTGTTACCTGAAGGAGCTGATCAATGTATCGAACAAGGAGCGGGCAACTTGAATGATCTGGGCCGAAGCGTTGTAGTACTGCTCGAACTTGATCAGGTTTGCCGCTTCCTCATCCAGGTTTACAGCCGATAGCGAATCGCGGTTATCAGTGGCCTGCTTGAGAATTGCGCCAGTCGCTTCGCTGTCCATCCGTGCCTGGGCGGTCAAGGTTCCGACACGCTCGACCAGTTCGCCATAGCCGTCGGTGAAGCTGAAACCGGAACCAGCGACGCCAGGGGTCACGCCTACGGTCTGCTTGGTCTGCAGATCCACTAGCTTCAGGGCATTGCGGTTGTCGGAGACGCCACTCTGGTTGAAGTTGAACGAGAACGTATCGCCCGTCTCGGGCCGGCCGCTTACGGTGAACTCGAAACTGTATTGCTGCACATTGGGCGCCGTGCCCGTGGTAAGAGTCAGGTTCAGCGTATTGGTCTGTCCGGCGGTAATGCTCGAAGGCGACAGCGTGAGCCCCGCTGGCGCAGGTGCCGGGAGCGTCAGCCCGTTGCCGTCATAACTCAGCGTCAACCCTTCGAACGCCGCCGATAACGCAGCCGCATTGATGGGCGATGGAGCAGATAGCAGATTCGGCTGGCCGATCACCCCTGTCCCGCTGTTCTGCAAGGTGCTCTGGGCCCGCACCGGCGCTGCAAACGCCAGCTGATCGGCTTGATCCAGCGTCGCCTTGATATCAGAAGCGCCACGCCGGGTCGGCTGCAGGCTGAACTTGTCACCAGGTGCCGGCGGCGGATTGCCCAGTACGATCTGAAAGCCCTGGTCGCGGCCATTCTTGTCAGTGATCGACAGCGTACCGGCCGGATTCTCCGTAGCCGTCATCAGCTGGTTATCGCTCAGCCGCCTTATCTTGAAGCTGCTACCGTCATACTCCATCAGGTAGTCGCTGGTGCTGAGCTGACTGGTGTTGGTGATGTTCAGTACCGGCTGTGCACTGCTATTGCCAGCAAACGCATTGACACGCAACTTCGCCAGCGCCGGGTCGTTGTAGTCACCAAACAGCGCCGAACCGACCTGCCCCTTGAGATCCAGCCCCTGCCCCAGCTGCGTGTTGACCTGGTCGCTCACTGCAAGCGCCAGGCGGCCCAGGGAGTTCATGGTGGAGTCCAGCACTTCCTCGCGATAACGAATCAACCCGCCCAGCTCGCCGCCGGTGATCTGCGACGTGATCCCCTGCCGCGAGCCACCGCTGATGAACTGCACTTCATGCCGATTGGGGTCGCCCTGCCCTGGCACGACTTCGAGGCGCGCCACCGTGCTGCCGACAACCAGCGGCTGGCCGCTACCGATAAAGATATTGAAGCTGCTGTCATCTTGCGGAACTACAGTCACGCCGATGTAGCCCGACAACTGGCGCACCGCCTCATCGCGAGCGTCGAGCAGATCGTTCGGCTGCTTACCATTGGCCGCAGCGATGGCGATCGCCTCGTTCAGGCTGCCGATGCTGCCTGCCAGCCGGTTTACCTGATCGGTGACGGCAGACATCTGCTTGTTGGTGAAGTTGTTCTGCTCGGAGAGCCGGTCATAGACAGTATTGAAGCGCCGCGCCAGCCCCTCCGCCTCAGCCAGAACCAACTGGCGTGCCGGGATATTGGCCGGATCCTCGGCGGCAGTCTGCAGGGCTGAGAAGAACTTCTGCAACGAGGGCGTGATGCCGGTTGTAGTGCCGGCTAGCAACGAATCGAGCTGATTGATCTGGCTCTTGTAGGCCTCCACATCCGCGCTCAGCGAAGTACTACTACGCAGCTGGCTGGTGAGGAACTCGCTGTAGCTGCGGCGAACTTCCACCAGCGTGGTGCCCGAGCCGATATAGCCGGCACCGCTGAACTGTGGCGAGCGAGTAGCCTGGGTCGCATCCTGGCGGCTATAGCCAGGCGTATTGACGTTGGTGATGTTGTGGCCGGTGATCGACAGTTGGGTCTTGCTGGCAGCCAGGCCGGAAAGGCCAATGCTCAATAGGTCAGCCATGGTTTAGCCTCTGGTCCGCATCGCGGGCACCGAATTCGCGTCGGCAACGGTCTGATAAGTCTGCATCTTGCGCGCGATCTGGCTGATCTTGCGGGCGTATTGCGGATCGGTGGCATAGCCGGCTTTCTGTAGTTCCTTGACGAAACGCTCCGAGTCGCCGGTGTTGCTCGCTACCTGGATAGCGGTCCGGTAGCGGTCGTTGTTCTCCAGCAGACTGACGAAGTCGTCGAAGCTCTGCTCGAATGAATCGTAGGCGCGAAAGCCCGCCTTCTCGCGGGTGGCCTTGCCATTGACGTATTCGGTCGTCGTGACGGTGGCGGATGCACCTTTCCAGCCGGTCGCCTTGATACCGAACAGGTTGTGGCTGTTGCTGCCGTCCTTCTGGCGAATCATGGATTTGCCCCAGCCGGTTTCCAGCGCCGCTTGTGCAACCAGGAAACGTGGCTCGATCCCAAGGCGTTCGGCTGCCTTCTCCGCCATTGGCAGCATGGTGGCGATGAACTCCTGCGAGGAGCTGAAACGCGTCTTGCTGGGCGCGTTCGGAGCACCTTTCTCCACGCCGTTTATGGTCAGCGGCTTGTCCGCGGGCGGCACAAACGCGGTGGCCGGCTTCCAGTCGACGTTGACCAATGGCTGCACGGCATCGCCCGCTGGAGGAACGGCTGTGGCTGATACGTTGGCAACCTGTCGTTCGCTCAGCTTCCCAGGCAAGGCGAGCCTGCGCTGATTCAACAGCCTTGAATCATCTCGAGCAGATTCGACGCCAGCTGCCGGTTTGCTCGGCCAGGCCGCGCCCTCGGTCTGCGCAACCTGGGCGAATGGATTGTTGCGCGTAACCGTTTCGGTCTGCTTGCTGAGTTGGCGGACCAGCACATCCGCCAGGCCGATGCCGCCACCTTCCTTGGACAGACTCACCGATAGCTGCTGATCGTACATGTCCTGATACTGCTTGCTGGCCTGGCTATTCAGAGGATTGTCCTTGGCCAGCACCTCGGTAGCCGCACGCATCGACTTGAGCATCTCGTTGAGGAACAACGACTCGAATTCCTGCGCAACTTTGCGCACGTTCTCCTCGCCATCGCGGTCCTTGCCGACCTTGAGCTGGCTGAGACGATTGAGGTCGGTGTAGCTGCCGCTATCGAGACCGCGTGCTCCGCTACCGAGACGATTTTCCATATCGCTACCCTTAGATCACGATCAGGTCGGCTTGCAGCGCGCCGGCCTGCTTCAACGCTTCGAGAATGGCCATCAGGTCGCTGGGCGCAGCGCCCACCTGATTCACCGCTCGGACGATTTCATCCAGCGTGGTACCCGGGCCGAACTTGAACATCGGCTTGGCTTCCTGCTCTGCTTTGACCTTCGAGTTGGGCACCACCACTGTCTGCCCATCCGAGAAGGGCTCCGGCTGGCTGACCTGCGGCTCCTCGGTGATGGTCACGGTCAGACTGCCATGGGTGACGGCGGCAGGCTGAACCCGCACGTTCTGGCCTATCACGATGGTGCCGGTACGCGAGTTGATGATGACCTTGGCCACGGCCTGGCCGACTTCGACTTCGAGATTTTCCAGGATCGACAGGTAATCAACGCGCTGGCTCGGATCGAGCGGCGCGGTCACACTGATCGACCCACCGTCCAACGCCTGCGCCACGCCAGGGCCGAGCAGGTCATTGATCTGGTCGACGATATTCTTGGCGGTAGTGAAGTCCGGACGATTGAGGTTGAGAGTCAGCGTATTGCCCTGATTGAAACCACTCGGGACCGGCCGTTCCACAGTCGCGCCACCGGGAATGCGGCCCGCCGACGGAGAATTGACGGTAATCCGCGAGCCATCCGCGCCACCGGCGTCGAAGCCCCCCACCACCAGATTGCCTTGAGCGATCGCGTAGACATTGCCGTCGATACCCTTCAATGGGGCCATCAACAAGCTACCGCCGCGCAGGCTCTTGGCGTTACCGATGGACGAGACGGTGATGTCGATGGTCTGACCAGGCTTGGCGAAAGGCGGCAATTCGGCATGGATCGAAACCGCGGCGACGTTCTTCAGCTGGATATTGCCGCCGGCCGGCACCTTGATCCCGAACTGGGCCAGCATGTTGTTGAAGGTCTGCACGGTGAACGGCGTCTGAGTGGTCTGGTCACCGCTACCGTTCAAGCCGACAACCAGGCCGTAACCGATCAGCTGGTTGCTCCGTACACCATGGATGGTCGCGACGTCCTTCAGACGCTCGGCCTGAGCGCCAGCGCAGAGCGTGAGCAAGCCCGCGAGCAGAAGCAGTTTTTTCCACATGACATCAGCTCCGGTCAGAAGGGCCACATCGGGCTCATGAAGAATCGGTCGAGCCAGCCCGGCTGGCTTGCATCGGCAAATGCGCCGGTGCCCGAATAGGTGATACGTGCATCGGCAATGCGTGTTGACGGAACGGTGTTGTCGGTGGAGATATCGTCCGCGCGCACCAGGCCCGCAATGCGCACCAGTTCGTCGCCGGTATTGAGCGTCATCCACTTCTCACCGCGCACGGCGAGGATGCCATTAGGCAGCACTTCGGAAATGGTGACAGTGATGGAGCCGGACAGGCTGTTGCTCTGCCCTGCCTGGCCAGAGCCGGAAGTGTCGCGCGACGCCTCGTACTCGGCCCCCAGATTCATCGAATTGCCCGTCAGCGGGTTGGCCATGGACACCGCCCCGCCGAACAGCGAGCCGAGACCGATGTTCGCGCTGCTGTCCTTCGAAAGCTTGGAGGTCGCGTTCTTACTGGCCTGGGTTCGCTCGTTGAGGGTAATGGTGATGATGTCGCCAACCCGATGAGCCTTGCGGTCGTCATAGAGGTTGGTCTCGAACCCAGCCTGATAGATTGCGCCGTTGTTCTGCGCCGCCGGCAACGGCGTGCGTGGCAGCACCGGAGCGTAGTACGGGTCGTTCGGTTTCGGCGCAGGGGCAACACATCCGACCAGCGCCAGGGCAGACGACATCGACACAACAATCAACAAACGGCTCATAAACACCTCAAGCCATGACAGGCCATCGAAACTACAGCGAGCAGCACGAGGCGTGCTTGCCCGTATACAACGGCGACTACGCGATCAGAGTTGCTGCGTGACGAACGACAGCATCTGGTCGGCGGTGGAAATGACCTTGGAATTCATCTCGTAGGCGCGCTGGGTGGTGATCATGTTCACCAGTTCCTCGACGACGCTGACGTTGGAGTTTTCCAGGGTGTTCTGCAGTACCGTACCCAGGCCGTTGAGTCCTGGCGTGCTGACCTGCGGTGCACCACTGGCAGCGGTCTCGAGGAACAGGTTGCTGCCCATGGCCTGAAGGCCTGCCGGGTTGATGAAGTCAGCCGTCTGCAAGTTGCCGATGATCTGCGGCTGCGGGTTACCCACGGTGGTCACCGAAACGGTGCCGTCTTCGCCAACAGTGAACGTCTGGGTTTCCGGCGGAACCACGATGGCCGGCTCCAGTGCGTAACCGTTGGAGGTCACCAGCTGGCCGTCGGAGCTCAGGTGGAAACTACCGTCGCGTGTGTAGGAAACCGTACCGTCCGGCAGTAGCACCTGGAAGAAACCGCGGCCATTGATCGCCATGTCCAGCGGCTGCTCGGTGGTCTGCAGGCTACCGGCGGTAAAGATCTTCTGGGTACCGGTCACGCGCACACCGGTACCCAGCTGCAAGCCGGACGGCAGTTCGCTGTCCTGGCTGGATTGGCCGCCGGGCTGGCGACGGATCTGATACAGCAGATCCTGGAATTCGGCACGGTCACGCTTGAAGCCGGTAGTTGATACGTTGGCCAGGTTGTTGGAAATGGTCGTCAGGTTCATGTCCTGGGCGGACAGACCCGTCTTGCTGACCCAAAGTGCTGGAAGCATGAGCTTTCTCCTCGTGCGCCGCCGGCGCCACGCTATTAGCTGAGTTGCAGTACGCGCGCCATGGCAGCCGCATCATCTTCGGCGGTGCGCATCATCTTTACGTGCAGTTCGAACTGGCGGGACAGCGCCAGGATGGAAGTCATTTCGGATACCGCGTTGACGTTGCTCGCCTCGAGAAACCCCGAAACGACTCGTACGTTTGCGTCCGGCTCGACGGGCTGGCCATCTTTCAGGCGAATCAAGCCATCCGTACCCTTTTCCAGCTGCTTCGGATCGGGATTGACCAACTTGATCCGATCCACCGTGACCACGATGTTCGGGTTTTCGCCCAGCGCCCGGATACTGATGGTGCCGTCATGACCGACGTCGATCTTCTCCTCCGGCGGAATCGCGATCGGGCCACCGTTACCCATCACAGGCATGCCGTCGGCGGTGCGTAACATGCCCAGCACGTCAATATTCAGGCTGCCGGTGCGAACGTAGGCCTCACTGCCGTCTGGTGCCTGCACGGCAATCCAACCTTCCCCTTCAATAGCGATGTCCAGATCGCGACCGGTTTCCTGCAATGTGCCGGAGGTGAAATCGGTGGCGGGACGCTCGGACATGGCATAGACCCGAGCAGGATGGCTATCACCAAAAACCTGCATCGAGCGGGCCTGTTCGAAATCCCGGCGAAAGCCCGTGGTTGATATGTTCGCCAGATTGTTGGCATGGGCCTGCTGTGCCCGCGCATTCTGGCTGGCACCGGTCATGGCCACATAAAGCATCTTGTCCATCGACATCTCCGAGACGCGAGTTTGACACTTGCTGATCTGTTGGAGATGAAAAATGCAAGGCCCGTGCCATAGCCGAACCAACAGGCAACAGATTGATTTATAAGAGTTTTATAAATAAAAAGAAGGCCCGGATGGGCCTTCTTTCAGAGGAGTGGCGGAATACTGCCGCCAGCGGCAATCACACCTGCCGCACTATTACCGCAGATTTATGATGGTCTGGGTAATTGCACTCTCGGTTTCGATGGTCTTGGCGTTAGCCTGATAGTTACGCTGAGCGACGATCAAGTTAACCAGCTGGTCAGACAGTTCGACGTTGGAGTCTTCCAGAGCCCCCGCCTGCAAAGCACCGAGCGTCCCAGAGCCCGGCGTGCCAACAACCGGCTCGCCAGATTCGAACGACTGCACCCACTGGGTCTTGCCCACCGGAGTGAGGCCTTGAACGTTGGCAAAATTGGCCAGAATGATCTGTCCCTGGACCTTGGATTGGCCGTTGGTGTAACGCGCAAAGATCACGCCGGTATCGTCGATTTCCAGGCCCGCCAGCTCACCGGTGGTGTAGCCATCCTGGGCAACGCTGTTCACGGCGAAGGCACTGGCGTACTGCGTTGACTTCGAGAAATCGAGCACGATGCCGCCTGGGTTTGCCAGCGCGCCATTGGCAGACCAGGTCGCCGGGGTGGCGCCGTTGGAGATCGCTGGAATCCAGCCTCCGCTGGGCGGATTGCCCGTAGCGGAATTCAGCGTAACTTTCCGATCAGGCGAAACGCTGAAAAGTCCAGAGCCACCATTATCGATAGCTGTCAGCGCACCGGAAGCATCGAATGTCAGCCCCATGACGTAAGGCTGAGGCGGCTCCTGTGCAGGACTAGCCGGGTTGCGACCATCAATGAGTACTTTCATGTCCCATGTATTGGCACTCGTCTTGACGAAATATTGCGTCATGACGTGGGCATTACCTTGCGAGTCATAGATGTTCAGCGACGTCGAACTGTTGTAGGTCGTGGGGTCGGCAGGGTTAAAGGTTCCGTTGGCGGCAGTCAGAGCTGCTGCCTGATTGGCTGGCAACGCCTTGGCTGCATTTCCCGCAGCCTGCGCATTGGTGATATTTGTTGCATTGACGAGCGCGGCAGCGCGTGCATCTTCAGCCAGCGCTGGGTCACCGCTCACCGCGAACTCAGCGTCATATGCAGCCTGCCCTGCAG includes:
- the flgF gene encoding flagellar basal-body rod protein FlgF, with amino-acid sequence MDKMLYVAMTGASQNARAQQAHANNLANISTTGFRRDFEQARSMQVFGDSHPARVYAMSERPATDFTSGTLQETGRDLDIAIEGEGWIAVQAPDGSEAYVRTGSLNIDVLGMLRTADGMPVMGNGGPIAIPPEEKIDVGHDGTISIRALGENPNIVVTVDRIKLVNPDPKQLEKGTDGLIRLKDGQPVEPDANVRVVSGFLEASNVNAVSEMTSILALSRQFELHVKMMRTAEDDAAAMARVLQLS
- the flgG gene encoding flagellar basal-body rod protein FlgG, with amino-acid sequence MLPALWVSKTGLSAQDMNLTTISNNLANVSTTGFKRDRAEFQDLLYQIRRQPGGQSSQDSELPSGLQLGTGVRVTGTQKIFTAGSLQTTEQPLDMAINGRGFFQVLLPDGTVSYTRDGSFHLSSDGQLVTSNGYALEPAIVVPPETQTFTVGEDGTVSVTTVGNPQPQIIGNLQTADFINPAGLQAMGSNLFLETAASGAPQVSTPGLNGLGTVLQNTLENSNVSVVEELVNMITTQRAYEMNSKVISTADQMLSFVTQQL
- the flgH gene encoding flagellar basal body L-ring protein FlgH, producing the protein MSRLLIVVSMSSALALVGCVAPAPKPNDPYYAPVLPRTPLPAAQNNGAIYQAGFETNLYDDRKAHRVGDIITITLNERTQASKNATSKLSKDSSANIGLGSLFGGAVSMANPLTGNSMNLGAEYEASRDTSGSGQAGQSNSLSGSITVTISEVLPNGILAVRGEKWMTLNTGDELVRIAGLVRADDISTDNTVPSTRIADARITYSGTGAFADASQPGWLDRFFMSPMWPF
- a CDS encoding flagellar hook protein FlgE; this encodes MSFNIGLSGLRAASKDLNVTGNNIANAGTVGFKQSRAEFSDVYAASVLGTGKNPQGSGVLMSNISQQFNQGNINYTQNALDLAINGNGFFQISNNGAVSYTRAGYFGTDRSGFLVDNFGYKLQGFPVDGNGNLQNGVIGDLQIQTTNQAPKATSQINTAFNLNSTQKSPVTWQSAYDASLQPAYDAAYNTSLTTAGQAAYDAEFAVSGDPALAEDARAAALVNATNITNAQAAGNAAKALPANQAAALTAANGTFNPADPTTYNSSTSLNIYDSQGNAHVMTQYFVKTSANTWDMKVLIDGRNPASPAQEPPQPYVMGLTFDASGALTAIDNGGSGLFSVSPDRKVTLNSATGNPPSGGWIPAISNGATPATWSANGALANPGGIVLDFSKSTQYASAFAVNSVAQDGYTTGELAGLEIDDTGVIFARYTNGQSKVQGQIILANFANVQGLTPVGKTQWVQSFESGEPVVGTPGSGTLGALQAGALEDSNVELSDQLVNLIVAQRNYQANAKTIETESAITQTIINLR